CCAAGACCAGCAAAATATTTTAATTATGAATCATTTAAAGACCTAATGAATGAAATACTATTGGAGCAATTGAATGGTGAATGCTATATGTGTATAGTGCGTGACAAGTCAGGAAAAATGGTTGGTAGAGTCAACCTAAGTTCCATTAGAGGTCATAACAGTAAAAGAGCTGAACTAGGATATAGGATAAGCGAAAATGAACAAGGGAAGGGATATGCATCTGAGGCGATAAGGTTAATTCTTGGAGAAGGCGCAGAAAAATTAGGCTTAAAAATTATAGAAGCTGGAACATCAACAACGAATATAGGATCGCAGAAGGTCTTATTCAAAAATGGATTTGAGCAAGTTGGCAGAGAGAAAAAGGTAATGATGATAAATGGAGATTGGGTAGATGGTCTACTATTTGAAAGATGTATTGCGAACGGCTGATAAAGCAATAGAATTTATTTAAGGAATGTGAGGATTATTTTTATTTAGTGGAAGGTAGGGAAGCTGAATAAAGAAATAAAAGATAAAAATCTTTATGGAGTATTTGATGAAATCATTAAGAATCAGTAGATCATCTTTATATTAATGAGAAAGGAGGGAAAATAATGCATTGGTTATTTGGTGGATTTCAGATTATTAATTTAATAATAATGATAGGGTTAATAGGTCTTTGGATTTATGTGTCAATCCTATTAATCAAATTTCTACAGACAGGAACAAGAGCTTTTCAGAAGTACTTAGAAAAAAATGATGATAGACGTGATTGATTCCAGAAGGGAGGAAAGTACATGAGAAAAACACTTCAGGAGGTAGCGAGCTATTTGAGCGAGATTTTAGTGCCCGAAACGCAGGAAGCATATACGATTAAATCTGAATATACAAAGTTGGCAGATGAAGATAGTATACGTGAGGGGATTCGAGCATTTAGAGCATTTTTGACCCGGCTGTACAACCGTGTA
This sequence is a window from Vallitaleaceae bacterium 9-2. Protein-coding genes within it:
- a CDS encoding GNAT family protein — translated: MKIKIEAMSQENIKEIYDFELENRHYFERTLPPRPAKYFNYESFKDLMNEILLEQLNGECYMCIVRDKSGKMVGRVNLSSIRGHNSKRAELGYRISENEQGKGYASEAIRLILGEGAEKLGLKIIEAGTSTTNIGSQKVLFKNGFEQVGREKKVMMINGDWVDGLLFERCIANG